A window of the Pelagicoccus enzymogenes genome harbors these coding sequences:
- the rpsR gene encoding 30S ribosomal protein S18, with product MSTEKKSQSLTPQELDHNHAHILARYVTETGKIIPGKMNRINSKQQRKITKAIKRARNLRLMK from the coding sequence ATGAGCACAGAGAAAAAATCACAAAGCCTCACGCCACAAGAGCTGGACCACAACCATGCTCACATCCTTGCACGCTACGTAACAGAAACTGGCAAGATCATCCCAGGCAAGATGAACCGCATCAACTCGAAGCAGCAGCGTAAGATCACCAAGGCAATCAAGCGCGCTCGCAACTTGCGCTTGATGAAGTAG
- a CDS encoding L-threonylcarbamoyladenylate synthase translates to MANILQPTEENLRDLRKFLLFGGLVGVPTETVYGLAANAFDAQACAKIFEAKQRPANDPLICHISGVEALEQICYANPLAIRLAERFWPGPLTFVLPKKDKIPGIVTAGLDSVGVRCSAHPEFQRLVAQCDFPLAAPSANPFAYISPTTAQHVEAGLGSKIQFILDGGPCAFGVESTILDLRDESQPRILRYGALPAEEIEAELGRSIEKPAATSADESVQHLAPGSLPKHYSPRTPLDLRGGIATSELETLPPKTAALLLAKPQQDRGKNVHWLSEDGKLSEIAANLFAKLRELDEAGYSRIIAEEAPELGLGLAINDRLRRASFR, encoded by the coding sequence ATGGCGAACATACTCCAACCTACCGAGGAAAACTTACGCGATCTGCGTAAGTTTTTGCTTTTTGGGGGACTGGTCGGCGTCCCCACCGAGACTGTCTACGGACTGGCCGCCAACGCCTTTGACGCTCAAGCCTGCGCCAAGATCTTCGAAGCGAAGCAACGTCCGGCCAACGACCCCTTGATCTGCCACATCTCCGGCGTCGAGGCGCTCGAACAAATTTGCTACGCCAACCCGCTGGCAATCCGCCTTGCGGAACGCTTCTGGCCCGGCCCCCTCACCTTCGTCCTGCCCAAGAAGGACAAGATACCCGGCATCGTCACAGCAGGACTTGACTCAGTGGGCGTGCGCTGCTCCGCCCACCCGGAATTCCAGAGACTAGTCGCCCAGTGCGACTTTCCTCTCGCCGCCCCCAGCGCCAACCCCTTCGCCTACATCAGCCCCACCACCGCCCAGCACGTGGAAGCAGGTCTCGGCTCGAAAATCCAATTCATCCTCGACGGCGGCCCCTGCGCCTTCGGCGTGGAGTCGACCATCCTCGACCTGCGCGACGAGTCCCAGCCGCGCATCCTGCGCTACGGAGCCCTGCCCGCCGAGGAAATCGAGGCGGAGCTGGGCCGCTCCATCGAAAAGCCGGCCGCCACTTCCGCCGACGAATCCGTGCAGCACCTCGCCCCCGGCTCCCTGCCCAAGCACTACAGCCCCCGCACGCCGCTCGACCTGCGAGGCGGAATCGCAACGAGCGAGCTTGAAACGCTGCCACCCAAAACCGCCGCACTGCTGCTGGCCAAGCCGCAGCAAGATCGCGGCAAAAACGTGCATTGGCTCTCCGAAGACGGAAAACTCTCCGAAATCGCGGCCAACCTCTTCGCCAAGCTGCGAGAGCTCGACGAAGCCGGCTACTCGCGAATCATCGCCGAAGAAGCCCCCGAACTGGGACTCGGACTGGCCATCAACGACCGCCTGCGCCGCGCTTCGTTTCGGTAG
- a CDS encoding HNH endonuclease has protein sequence MEAALMEPVLVLNRLWQAVNVIAAKRAFSLLASGHAQIVHAEDESFEVFNMMDWVDFSRHNPPAGELELVHTVKYPIRVPRVILLSVFDRMPRKEVKLTRHNVFERDKYTCQYCSKKLPSEDLNLDHVIPRHYGGKTTWQNIVCSCIDCNSRKANRLPHEAKMRLIRKPSAPKWRPVINLVARGKKQEAWKHFLDIAYWNVELEK, from the coding sequence ATGGAAGCTGCCCTTATGGAGCCGGTCTTGGTATTGAACCGGTTATGGCAGGCGGTGAATGTAATCGCCGCCAAGCGTGCCTTTTCGCTCCTCGCGAGCGGACACGCTCAGATTGTCCATGCGGAAGACGAAAGTTTTGAAGTCTTCAACATGATGGATTGGGTCGATTTTTCTCGGCACAATCCACCTGCAGGCGAGCTGGAGCTCGTGCATACCGTGAAGTATCCGATCCGCGTCCCTCGAGTGATCCTGCTTTCGGTCTTCGATCGCATGCCGCGCAAGGAAGTGAAGCTCACGCGTCACAATGTTTTCGAGCGCGACAAGTACACTTGCCAGTACTGCTCGAAGAAGCTGCCGTCGGAGGACCTGAATCTGGATCATGTGATCCCGCGTCACTACGGCGGCAAGACGACCTGGCAGAATATCGTTTGCTCCTGCATCGACTGTAATTCGCGGAAGGCCAACCGTTTGCCGCACGAGGCGAAGATGCGCCTGATCCGCAAGCCGTCCGCTCCCAAGTGGCGCCCGGTCATCAATCTCGTGGCCCGCGGAAAGAAGCAGGAGGCCTGGAAGCACTTCCTCGATATCGCCTACTGGAACGTGGAGCTGGAGAAGTAG
- a CDS encoding Dabb family protein, translating into MLVHTVLFNLTPGMSDEQVAAFEKDLNSLATIDVAKACYIGKVADTAKRPVVQTDWDYMLTVIVENVADHDIYQDHPTHHAFIANQKQFFAQVRVFDGE; encoded by the coding sequence ATGCTCGTTCACACAGTTCTCTTTAACCTCACTCCCGGCATGAGCGACGAACAGGTCGCTGCATTTGAGAAGGATTTGAATTCCCTCGCTACCATTGACGTGGCGAAGGCTTGCTACATCGGCAAGGTTGCCGACACGGCTAAGCGCCCGGTGGTGCAGACGGATTGGGACTACATGCTGACGGTGATCGTCGAGAACGTGGCAGACCACGATATCTATCAGGATCACCCCACTCATCATGCCTTCATCGCGAACCAGAAGCAGTTCTTCGCTCAGGTTCGCGTGTTCGACGGCGAGTAG
- the purM gene encoding phosphoribosylformylglycinamidine cyclo-ligase has product MAAKKKTKAYAEVGVNIDLADRMKGGLKQSLKSASRPEVLGAVGGFGGLFDLSKSKYKEPVLVSSIDGVGTKLKIAFESGKHKSVGLDIVNHCIDDISVIGAEPLFFLDYLGLGKLEPKVFKQILAGISEACAGANCALIGGETAQLPDMYSKGEYDIAGVIVGIAEKKKMLSGSTIRPGDVVIGLPSSGLHTNGYTLARKVIFDKAKLTLKDKVPGTRQSIEKALMAPHTNYAPLLQPLLAKFNQGTSSKVRKGNAVFGIAHITGGGFTGNIPRILPEKVDVEIETSTWEPLPIFKLIEEKGGIDFDEMYEVFNMGIGMTLMVDGKQADAILEFCHANGCKAVKIGQATKGTGKVQLKK; this is encoded by the coding sequence ATGGCTGCTAAGAAAAAAACAAAAGCGTACGCTGAAGTAGGCGTTAACATCGATTTGGCCGACCGCATGAAGGGCGGCCTCAAGCAATCGCTCAAAAGCGCGTCCCGTCCGGAAGTTCTCGGGGCGGTAGGTGGCTTCGGTGGGTTGTTCGACCTCTCCAAATCCAAGTACAAGGAGCCGGTCCTCGTTAGCAGTATCGACGGAGTGGGTACGAAGCTCAAGATCGCCTTTGAGTCAGGCAAGCATAAGAGTGTTGGTCTCGACATCGTGAATCACTGCATCGACGACATTTCAGTCATCGGAGCGGAGCCGCTTTTCTTCCTCGACTACCTCGGTCTCGGGAAGCTCGAACCAAAGGTTTTCAAGCAAATCCTCGCTGGTATTTCCGAAGCGTGCGCAGGAGCAAACTGCGCGTTAATTGGCGGTGAAACCGCTCAGTTGCCGGATATGTATTCAAAGGGAGAATACGATATCGCCGGAGTGATCGTGGGCATTGCCGAAAAGAAGAAGATGCTCTCCGGCTCTACCATTCGTCCCGGCGACGTGGTCATCGGCCTGCCTTCCAGCGGATTGCACACCAACGGGTACACGCTCGCTCGCAAGGTGATCTTCGACAAGGCCAAGCTGACTTTGAAAGATAAGGTGCCTGGCACGCGTCAAAGTATCGAAAAGGCCTTGATGGCTCCGCATACTAACTATGCGCCGTTGCTGCAGCCATTGCTTGCGAAGTTTAACCAAGGCACCTCTTCCAAGGTCCGCAAGGGCAACGCAGTCTTCGGCATCGCTCACATCACGGGCGGAGGCTTCACCGGAAACATTCCTCGTATTCTGCCCGAGAAGGTTGACGTGGAAATCGAAACGTCCACTTGGGAGCCGCTGCCTATCTTCAAGCTTATCGAAGAAAAAGGCGGTATCGACTTCGACGAGATGTACGAAGTGTTCAACATGGGTATCGGCATGACGCTTATGGTCGATGGCAAGCAGGCGGATGCGATTCTCGAGTTCTGTCATGCCAACGGTTGCAAGGCCGTGAAGATTGGCCAAGCGACCAAGGGGACCGGTAAGGTTCAACTCAAGAAGTAG
- a CDS encoding amidophosphoribosyltransferase — MSDPIKHECGIAQVRLKKPLEYYQEKYGTPLWGFYKLFLLMEKQRNRGQDGAGVAAVKFDMPAGEPYMFRERSVKSNALDRIFKGTLKGYQKLIRNGEVLPDYVPSIKKNFDFAAELYMGHLRYGTSGGYSLSVCHPFFRRSSWPTKNLILAGNFNMTNTKELNDSLIAIGQHPIFATDTQALLEKVGFHLDEAHDNLYRYLRDEGHTNDEIAEKILTGIDIPKIFRKSAESWDGGYALIGGIGNGDSFILRDPLGIRPAHYFEDDEVFAAASERAPLMTIFDKKLEDIHEVPPGNIIVINKAGEVTREVFREPDPEPKQCSFERIYFSRGNDADIYKERKALGGGLCEQIMDGIDRDLENTVISFVPNTSEVAYFGVLEELRLIRRREVKAQILEAAEKGELDADKLDDLVMRNWPRGEKIAHKDQKLRTFISSEDSRNEMASHVYDVTYGIVTPNDNLVCVDDSIVRGTTLRKSVLKILSSLEPKKIIIASTAPQIRYPDCYGIDMSELGKFIAFEAAIELLKERGKKDVISEVYRKCLDAENGEAPSTVNYVQEIYKPFSDDEISAKIAQLVYPYDTDWKGELQVIYQTVENLHKALDGHDGDWYFTGNYPTLGGFQVVNRAFINYYEKAKGRAY; from the coding sequence ATGAGCGACCCGATTAAACACGAGTGCGGTATCGCCCAAGTGCGTCTCAAGAAGCCGCTTGAGTACTATCAGGAAAAGTATGGCACCCCGCTCTGGGGATTCTATAAGCTCTTCCTTCTCATGGAGAAGCAGCGCAACCGGGGCCAAGATGGGGCAGGGGTTGCAGCGGTAAAGTTCGATATGCCGGCGGGCGAGCCTTACATGTTTCGCGAACGTAGCGTCAAGTCGAACGCCTTGGACCGCATCTTCAAGGGCACGCTTAAGGGCTACCAAAAGCTGATTCGCAATGGGGAGGTCCTTCCGGACTACGTTCCCTCCATCAAGAAGAATTTCGACTTCGCGGCGGAACTCTACATGGGGCACCTCCGTTACGGCACTTCCGGCGGCTATTCGCTCAGCGTTTGCCATCCCTTCTTCCGTCGCAGCAGTTGGCCAACCAAGAACCTTATCCTGGCGGGCAACTTCAACATGACCAACACGAAGGAGCTCAACGACAGCCTCATCGCTATCGGTCAGCATCCCATTTTCGCCACCGATACTCAGGCCTTGCTGGAGAAAGTGGGCTTCCATCTCGACGAGGCGCATGACAACCTCTACCGCTACCTGCGGGACGAAGGGCATACCAACGACGAAATCGCCGAAAAGATCCTTACTGGCATCGACATCCCCAAGATTTTCCGGAAGTCGGCCGAATCTTGGGACGGTGGCTACGCTTTGATCGGTGGCATTGGAAATGGCGACAGCTTCATCCTGCGCGATCCGCTGGGCATACGTCCGGCCCACTATTTCGAGGACGACGAGGTCTTTGCGGCGGCATCCGAGCGGGCACCGCTCATGACTATTTTCGACAAGAAGTTGGAAGACATCCACGAGGTGCCGCCGGGCAACATCATCGTCATCAACAAGGCAGGTGAGGTAACCCGCGAAGTTTTCAGGGAGCCGGATCCCGAGCCCAAGCAATGTTCTTTCGAGCGCATCTATTTCTCCCGCGGCAACGACGCCGACATCTACAAGGAGCGTAAGGCGCTTGGCGGAGGACTTTGCGAGCAGATCATGGACGGCATCGACCGTGACTTGGAGAATACCGTCATCAGTTTCGTGCCTAACACTTCTGAAGTTGCCTACTTTGGCGTGCTTGAGGAGCTGCGTCTCATCCGTCGCCGCGAGGTGAAGGCCCAGATCTTGGAGGCGGCCGAAAAGGGCGAGCTCGACGCTGATAAGTTGGATGATCTGGTGATGCGCAACTGGCCGCGTGGCGAGAAAATCGCCCACAAGGACCAGAAGCTGCGAACCTTCATTTCCTCCGAGGATTCGCGCAACGAAATGGCATCTCACGTTTACGACGTGACCTACGGAATCGTCACTCCCAACGACAATCTGGTCTGCGTCGACGACTCTATCGTTCGCGGCACGACTTTGCGTAAGTCGGTTCTCAAGATTCTCAGTAGCTTGGAGCCGAAGAAGATCATCATCGCCTCCACCGCTCCGCAAATCCGCTACCCGGATTGCTACGGCATCGACATGTCGGAGCTAGGCAAGTTCATCGCCTTCGAGGCAGCCATCGAATTGCTCAAGGAACGCGGCAAGAAGGATGTCATTTCCGAAGTCTACCGCAAGTGTCTCGACGCGGAAAACGGGGAAGCTCCCAGCACGGTCAATTACGTGCAGGAGATCTACAAGCCTTTCTCCGACGACGAGATTTCCGCCAAGATTGCTCAGCTCGTGTATCCATACGATACTGACTGGAAGGGGGAATTGCAGGTTATTTATCAAACGGTCGAAAATCTTCACAAGGCCCTCGATGGTCACGATGGCGACTGGTACTTCACGGGCAACTACCCGACCCTTGGCGGTTTCCAAGTCGTGAACCGCGCTTTCATCAACTACTACGAAAAGGCCAAGGGGCGTGCCTACTAG
- the uvrA gene encoding excinuclease ABC subunit UvrA, translating into MSQSEYIHIKGAREHNLKNIELKIPRNKLVVITGVSGSGKSSLAFDTLYAEGHRKYVESLSTQARQAMDQLKRPDVDFIHGLSPVLAIEQRASNASPRSTVATVTEIADYARLLWVIRGEQRCPKDGGIIQRQTLDGAVDQALRLPDRARAMILAPYMNAKPAVLREELPRLRQKGFQRVRIDGEIVDVDSPDAAAKGRSAVQMDIVVDRLVIGPDQRSRLADSLELAFSEGKDRALVLYQESRDGDWDELSLSRNFSCGECGTVYEPVTPRHFSFNTAEGSCPECGGLGETRRFLDELIVPDPSKSVKGGALKPLRIGGKQLIIRHNALLRQLAEQLPFDPTVPWKDLPEQTQQQLLHGVPDREFSFKLTRRKTKVPPAPFEGIVPLLTKAARETKSDGYRARLMTYQTEQDCPCCGGHRFSPRSANVFVDGVSMPEFLAMDIEKAYDFVSGLDRAGSDVSTYGEVIEGIEFRLRFLKEVGLDYLTLNRGYGTLSGGESQRVRLATQLGMSLMGVIYVLDEPSIGLHAKDNKKLVETLKELRDVGNSVVVVEHDEEMMRAADHLIEIGPGAGLYGGEVLYEGAPQDCKPTGDSGRSTGAYLSGEQSLTRSAERLKPNDRWIVIKEASHHNLKGVTAEIPVGLLTCVTGVSGSGKSTLVNQILAKAAARKLNRSKDIPGGHKGIDGLEHFERVVRVSQEPIGQSPRSNPATYTKLFDALRDLYTKVPLSRTRGYKAGRFSFNARGGRCERCQGQGAIKLDMLFMSDAYVECPSCNGQRYNRETLEARYGGINIAEALDLSVDEACEKFKNVPRIIEKLNTLEQVGLGYLKLGQAANTLSGGEAQRLKLSLELSKRNSGKNLYILDEPTTGLHWADIQRLSDLLFRLRDQGNTVVVIEHQLDFIKLADWAIDLGPGGGSRGGEIVYSGFVDGMANCERSETGAALGG; encoded by the coding sequence TTGAGTCAGAGCGAATACATACACATCAAGGGGGCGCGGGAGCATAACCTCAAAAACATCGAGCTTAAGATTCCCCGCAACAAGCTGGTGGTCATCACAGGCGTGTCCGGTTCGGGAAAGTCGTCTTTGGCTTTCGATACCTTGTATGCGGAGGGACATCGCAAGTATGTGGAGTCGCTTTCCACGCAAGCTCGCCAGGCGATGGACCAGCTGAAACGTCCGGACGTAGATTTTATCCACGGGCTCTCGCCGGTGCTGGCGATCGAGCAACGCGCCTCGAACGCCTCGCCTCGCAGCACGGTGGCCACCGTCACGGAGATTGCGGACTACGCCCGGCTCTTGTGGGTGATTCGCGGGGAACAGCGTTGTCCCAAGGACGGCGGAATCATTCAACGGCAGACCTTGGACGGTGCGGTGGACCAGGCTTTGAGGCTCCCGGATCGCGCTCGGGCGATGATCCTGGCTCCCTACATGAATGCCAAGCCTGCGGTGTTGCGCGAGGAGTTGCCTCGCTTGCGACAGAAGGGCTTTCAGCGGGTGCGCATCGATGGCGAGATCGTGGATGTGGACAGCCCGGATGCGGCGGCCAAGGGGCGTAGCGCGGTGCAGATGGACATCGTGGTGGACCGCTTGGTGATTGGCCCTGATCAGCGAAGCCGTTTGGCGGACTCGCTGGAGCTCGCTTTCAGCGAGGGAAAGGATCGGGCTCTCGTTCTGTATCAGGAAAGTCGTGACGGGGATTGGGACGAGCTTTCTTTAAGTCGCAACTTTTCTTGCGGCGAATGCGGCACAGTCTACGAGCCGGTGACGCCGCGTCATTTTTCTTTCAATACAGCAGAGGGATCATGCCCGGAGTGCGGTGGCTTGGGTGAAACGCGACGTTTCCTTGACGAACTGATCGTTCCAGATCCCAGCAAGAGCGTAAAAGGCGGGGCGTTGAAGCCGCTGCGAATTGGCGGTAAGCAATTGATCATTCGGCACAACGCCTTGTTGCGGCAGTTGGCGGAGCAGTTGCCCTTCGATCCGACGGTGCCGTGGAAGGATTTGCCCGAACAAACGCAGCAGCAGTTGCTGCATGGCGTGCCGGATCGGGAGTTCTCGTTCAAGCTGACGCGCCGCAAGACGAAGGTGCCGCCTGCGCCCTTCGAGGGGATCGTTCCGCTCCTCACGAAAGCGGCTCGCGAGACCAAGAGCGACGGGTATCGGGCGCGGTTGATGACCTACCAGACTGAGCAAGATTGTCCGTGTTGCGGGGGGCATCGGTTCAGCCCGCGCAGCGCCAACGTATTCGTGGACGGCGTGAGCATGCCGGAGTTTTTGGCCATGGATATCGAGAAGGCCTATGACTTTGTCTCTGGCCTAGACCGGGCGGGGAGTGATGTTTCGACCTATGGGGAGGTAATCGAAGGCATTGAGTTTCGACTGCGTTTCCTTAAGGAAGTCGGGCTCGATTACCTGACGTTGAATCGTGGATACGGAACGCTCTCCGGTGGAGAGTCTCAGCGCGTGCGGTTGGCCACGCAGCTCGGCATGAGCTTGATGGGGGTTATCTACGTTTTGGATGAGCCGAGTATCGGTTTGCATGCCAAGGACAACAAGAAGCTGGTAGAGACGCTCAAGGAATTGCGGGACGTGGGGAACTCTGTGGTGGTAGTCGAGCACGACGAGGAAATGATGCGTGCGGCGGACCATCTGATCGAAATTGGTCCGGGGGCTGGCCTGTATGGAGGAGAGGTGCTTTACGAAGGGGCGCCGCAAGACTGCAAGCCGACCGGAGACTCCGGTCGCTCGACAGGAGCGTACTTGTCGGGCGAGCAGTCGTTGACGCGCTCCGCGGAGCGTTTGAAGCCGAACGATCGTTGGATTGTGATAAAGGAGGCTTCGCACCATAACTTAAAGGGGGTGACTGCGGAAATTCCGGTGGGTTTGCTCACTTGCGTGACAGGCGTTTCAGGGTCGGGAAAGTCGACCTTGGTGAATCAGATTCTGGCGAAGGCCGCAGCTCGCAAGTTGAACCGGTCCAAGGATATCCCGGGGGGACACAAGGGCATCGACGGCTTGGAGCATTTCGAGCGAGTTGTGCGGGTCAGCCAAGAGCCTATCGGCCAAAGTCCGCGTTCCAATCCTGCGACTTACACGAAGCTTTTCGATGCATTGCGAGATTTGTATACGAAGGTTCCGTTGTCGCGGACCCGTGGATACAAGGCCGGTCGCTTTAGCTTCAACGCACGAGGAGGCCGTTGCGAACGTTGCCAAGGGCAAGGAGCGATCAAGCTGGACATGCTTTTCATGAGCGACGCATACGTCGAGTGTCCCAGCTGCAACGGCCAGCGCTATAATCGTGAAACCTTGGAGGCTCGTTACGGGGGAATTAACATAGCGGAAGCGCTGGACCTTTCCGTCGACGAGGCTTGCGAGAAGTTCAAGAACGTGCCTCGCATTATCGAGAAGTTGAATACGCTGGAGCAGGTGGGGCTAGGCTACCTCAAGCTAGGTCAGGCGGCGAATACCTTGAGCGGTGGCGAGGCTCAACGATTGAAGCTTTCGCTAGAACTCTCCAAGCGTAACAGCGGTAAAAACCTATACATTCTCGACGAGCCGACCACCGGCCTGCATTGGGCGGACATTCAGCGATTGAGCGATTTGCTTTTTCGATTGCGTGACCAGGGGAACACGGTGGTGGTGATCGAGCATCAGCTGGACTTCATCAAGCTTGCCGATTGGGCGATCGATCTCGGGCCCGGTGGCGGAAGCCGCGGTGGTGAAATCGTGTATTCAGGTTTTGTGGACGGGATGGCGAACTGCGAACGCTCGGAGACAGGCGCGGCTTTGGGAGGGTAG
- a CDS encoding PfkB family carbohydrate kinase, with the protein MLKTVTFTANLLAETTYEFSRWNEGKTQRAKAESFQVGGKGINVSKMLNKLGADNQALCFPGGDFGPACERWLAEQGIETLAFHEGCVTRSGSVVRSGGQDETTFLGVDSVVSEDAIREAVAELDAIEGPFVFAVCGSVQGWEDPIWDCLRNWVEKRGEEVTFVVDNYGPSLPWFARQKPDLVKFNRDELELLFEGEERKQETPELLRKARLRFSCDRWVVTNGAEAIWVLDGEGEAVSFEPRKVKCVSPVGCGDIVFATLIDCLYNKSNYALLEAAKLASEYASRSAAMPGIAEFDL; encoded by the coding sequence ATGCTCAAAACCGTGACTTTCACCGCTAACTTGTTGGCCGAAACAACCTATGAATTTTCCCGCTGGAACGAAGGGAAGACACAGCGAGCGAAGGCCGAGTCGTTCCAAGTGGGAGGCAAGGGAATCAACGTCAGCAAGATGCTCAACAAGCTGGGGGCGGACAACCAAGCGCTCTGTTTTCCAGGTGGCGACTTCGGGCCGGCCTGCGAGCGTTGGCTGGCGGAGCAAGGGATCGAGACTTTGGCCTTCCACGAAGGTTGCGTGACGCGTTCCGGCAGCGTAGTCCGCTCCGGCGGCCAGGACGAGACGACGTTTTTGGGGGTGGACTCGGTGGTCTCGGAAGACGCGATTCGGGAGGCGGTGGCGGAATTGGACGCGATTGAAGGGCCTTTCGTTTTCGCCGTTTGCGGCTCGGTGCAGGGCTGGGAGGATCCGATTTGGGACTGCTTGCGAAATTGGGTGGAAAAGCGAGGGGAGGAAGTGACTTTTGTCGTGGACAACTACGGCCCAAGTTTGCCTTGGTTCGCCCGCCAGAAGCCGGATTTGGTTAAGTTCAACCGCGACGAACTGGAGTTGCTGTTCGAGGGTGAGGAACGAAAGCAGGAAACGCCGGAATTGTTGCGGAAGGCCCGCTTACGGTTTTCCTGCGACCGTTGGGTTGTTACCAACGGCGCGGAAGCGATTTGGGTTTTGGACGGGGAGGGCGAGGCGGTGAGCTTCGAACCGCGAAAGGTGAAATGTGTCTCGCCGGTCGGTTGTGGCGACATCGTTTTCGCGACCTTGATCGATTGCCTGTATAACAAATCCAACTACGCCCTGCTTGAGGCAGCGAAGCTCGCCAGCGAATACGCCTCCCGCAGCGCTGCCATGCCGGGAATCGCGGAGTTCGATTTATAG
- a CDS encoding DNA-3-methyladenine glycosylase, which yields MSRVLRPETFNSRQTVRLARELLGKTLAVEQENGKVSRVRITETEAYDGPDDLACHASKGRTARTEVMFGPAGRWYVYLIYGMHEMLNLVTGPQDYPAAILIRAVEGISGPGRLTKRLGVDRRFNTLPAVPENALWLESGPSLPDAHVEATPRVGVGYAGPDWSQRPYRFVVKK from the coding sequence ATGAGCCGCGTCCTACGCCCCGAAACCTTCAACTCGCGCCAAACCGTGCGCCTCGCCCGCGAACTTTTGGGCAAGACCCTCGCGGTGGAGCAAGAAAACGGGAAAGTGTCTCGCGTTAGGATCACCGAGACGGAAGCATACGACGGACCGGACGACTTGGCTTGCCACGCCAGCAAGGGACGCACCGCCCGCACTGAAGTGATGTTCGGCCCGGCCGGGCGTTGGTACGTCTACCTCATCTACGGCATGCATGAGATGCTGAATCTCGTGACCGGCCCGCAAGACTATCCGGCGGCCATTCTGATACGAGCCGTGGAGGGAATTTCCGGCCCGGGGCGCTTGACCAAACGCCTCGGCGTGGACCGCCGCTTCAACACTCTCCCCGCTGTCCCGGAGAACGCCCTTTGGCTGGAATCCGGCCCCAGCCTCCCGGACGCGCACGTGGAGGCGACGCCGAGAGTCGGAGTGGGCTACGCCGGTCCCGATTGGTCACAGCGGCCGTATCGATTCGTAGTTAAAAAGTGA
- a CDS encoding thioredoxin family protein, with product MIAKLRNLGAALAACVFIAATTAANIGEAAPQFSLVDINGQTRSLSDYAGKVVVLEWTNYGCPFVKKHYGSGNMQSLQDMAKGKEVVWLSICSSAPGTQGHMTASEWQAAIAEKGVKSSAVLIDESGEVGRLYGAKVTPHMYVINAEGTLVYDGAIDSIPSGRVSDIERAENYVVAALDAVLAGKPVEKTKAKPYGCGIKYAR from the coding sequence ATGATTGCGAAACTTAGAAATCTCGGCGCAGCTCTGGCTGCTTGCGTTTTCATTGCTGCGACCACCGCGGCCAACATCGGGGAGGCAGCTCCTCAGTTTTCTCTTGTAGACATTAACGGTCAGACGCGGTCGCTGTCCGACTACGCGGGCAAAGTGGTTGTGCTCGAATGGACCAACTACGGCTGCCCCTTCGTCAAGAAGCATTACGGTTCCGGCAACATGCAGTCCCTGCAGGACATGGCTAAGGGCAAGGAAGTGGTTTGGCTTTCGATCTGCTCCTCCGCTCCCGGCACCCAAGGGCACATGACCGCCTCGGAGTGGCAAGCGGCCATCGCTGAAAAAGGCGTCAAGTCGTCGGCCGTGTTGATCGACGAGTCCGGGGAGGTGGGGCGTCTTTACGGCGCCAAGGTCACTCCTCACATGTACGTTATCAACGCCGAGGGAACGCTAGTTTACGACGGTGCCATTGACAGCATTCCATCGGGGCGTGTGAGCGATATCGAGCGAGCCGAGAATTACGTTGTCGCGGCTTTGGACGCCGTATTGGCCGGCAAGCCGGTGGAAAAGACCAAGGCCAAACCTTATGGCTGCGGCATCAAGTACGCTCGCTAG